In a genomic window of Numenius arquata chromosome 5, bNumArq3.hap1.1, whole genome shotgun sequence:
- the RNF212 gene encoding probable E3 SUMO-protein ligase RNF212: protein MAVPVFCNICFCEPRKPTPRFSLTSCGHVVCEICLQKGKKDECLICRTPCRTLFLSKQTNPDIQSLFVGIDALCKKYSKEIAQVSEFQEKHRKHLLTYHKQKTVKLEESLKKVTQQIHQIQRMKPPEQTTQLPFSSTSRNPLSIPTRKQNGYSSCSLHPGHPSTSEIMESMEVDPIPSPMRKPDTPTGPTRFSLITPPQDGRMGSVSYRNSQSSGIMSSQNSRAGSTRSTPIRLPHSGCSLTSSSGSQSSRRGSWATSDFRTPQLYPFTSPSPQPSVTRPPITISGLLQRQHIGSTNFGGHSAER from the exons atgGCCGTCCCAGTCTTTTGCAACATCTGCTTCTGTGAGCCCCGCAAGCCCACCCCACGGTTCAGCCTCACAAGCTGTGGCCATGTTGTCTGTGAGATCTGCCTCCAGAAAG GCAAAAAAGATGAATGTTTGATCTGTAGAACTCCTTGTCGTACATTATTCCTTTCAAAGCAG ACAAATCCTGATATTCAGTCACTGTTCGTGGGAATAGATGCGTTATGCAAGAAATATTCAAAAGAAATAGCACAG gtttCAGAATTTCAAGAAAAACACCGTAAACATTTATTAACATACCACAAACAAAAG ACAGTAAAACTGGAAGAATCTCTCAAGAAAGTAACACAACAAATTCATCAGATACAACG TATGAAACCTCCTGAACAAACTACACAACTACCATTTTCCAGTACAAGTAGAAATCCACTTTCCA TTCCTACAAGAAAACAGAATGGTTATTCTTCATGTTCTCTTCATCCTGGTCATCCTTCCACTTCTGAAAT AATGGAGTCAATGGAGGTTGATCCTATACCTTCACCAATGCGGAAA CCTGACACACCGACTGGTCCAACAAGATTCTCATTAATAACTCCACCGCAAGATGGACGTATGG GGAGTGTATCCTACAGAAATTCTCAATCATCTGGAATAATGTCAAGTCAAAATAGTAGAGCAGGATCTACAAG ATCCACACCTATAAGACTACCACATAGTGGATGTTCACTTACATCATCATCTGGATCACAAAGTAGTAGAAGGGGGTCATGGGCTACTTCTGATTTCAGAACCCCCCAGTTGTATCCATTTACAtcaccttccccacagccctcTGTAACAAGACCACCAATCACCATCTCTGGACTTCTACAAAGACAACATATAG